In Pseudomonas sp. ADAK2, the genomic window GGCTAACAAGCGAGGAACGGCGAGTCATCCAACAGGCCCTCAAACTGGCACACCCGCTGCATGATTCACAGGCCGCTTACCTGGTGCAATGACGCGTGCGCATCACTCATTCCTCAAACCGCCCCGTGCCTTCCCGATCCTGCGCATACCGCCGCGCGAGCGGAAACGCCGGCAACCATGCCTCGCGACGCACCGTCCAGCTTTCATAGGTGGGCGTCAGTTGGTCGGGCGCGTCCAGGCAGCCGAGGTTGACTTCGATTTCGTCGGCGCTGCGGTTGAACACCGACGAGCCGCAGCGCGGACAGAAGCAGCGTCCGGCGTAGTCGCGGGTTTCGCCCTCGATCGTCACCGCGTCCTGAGG contains:
- a CDS encoding GFA family protein, producing MDRFTGGCLCGNVRIEASGRPYRVGLCHCLDCRKHHGALFHASAIFPQDAVTIEGETRDYAGRCFCPRCGSSVFNRSADEIEVNLGCLDAPDQLTPTYESWTVRREAWLPAFPLARRYAQDREGTGRFEE